Proteins found in one Paenibacillus wynnii genomic segment:
- the spoVM gene encoding stage V sporulation protein SpoVM yields MKFYTFKLPRFLGGFVKAILNTFQKS; encoded by the coding sequence ATGAAATTTTACACATTCAAGCTACCGAGATTTTTGGGAGGTTTTGTGAAAGCAATTCTGAACACATTTCAGAAAAGCTGA
- the rpmB gene encoding 50S ribosomal protein L28, translating to MSRKCAVTGKSPSTGNNVSHANNRNRRTWGVNVQKVRILVNGKPKRVYVSTRALKSGKVERV from the coding sequence ATGTCCCGCAAATGTGCAGTAACAGGCAAAAGCCCAAGTACTGGAAACAACGTGTCTCACGCAAACAACCGTAATCGTCGTACTTGGGGAGTTAACGTTCAGAAGGTCCGTATCTTGGTAAACGGCAAACCGAAACGCGTATACGTCAGCACCCGTGCTTTGAAATCCGGTAAAGTTGAGCGCGTCTAG
- a CDS encoding DAK2 domain-containing protein, whose translation MSKRSINGTDFTAMVLAGADKLQQHAEYVNSLNVFPVPDGDTGTNMNLTMTAGANELKKINTSSVGQCAGVLSKGLLMGARGNSGVILSQLFRGFSRYSAQHEELSTVQFAAALQTGVDTAYKAVVKPVEGTILTVAKEAARHAVYYARRTSDVTELMTEVLTKAKEALANTPELLPVLKQVGVVDSGGQGLVYIYEGFHQYLTNGNHAVSTPSQGQAVPVKTVPVSVLTKTDLALTTVQTTAQSQLSTEDIEFLYDMEFFINRHLGGTAVADFDEDAFRKALSVNGDSIIVISDDETIKVHVHSKAPGEVLNLALKFGEITQIHILNMREQHRDLLTAGMDIAPMPEVFADIPKEISSIQSPAVPPADDLAPFGFIAVSSGKGIADIFKSLGVDAVLAGGQTMNPSTEDFVNAISSISAKHVYILPNNSNIILAAQQAKELLEGERDITVIPSKSIPQGIAAAFAFQEEDAVESNTENMLEAISQVKSGQVTHAVRDTSFDELEIKSGQFIGISNSKIVAAADDLLASSTALLSNMIENGDEIVTILIGEEANAEVTETLGQWLQETYPDVEVEIHEGGQPIYYYLFSVEP comes from the coding sequence TTGAGCAAGCGTTCTATAAATGGAACAGACTTTACCGCAATGGTTTTAGCAGGTGCGGATAAGCTGCAGCAGCATGCTGAGTACGTCAATTCTTTAAATGTCTTTCCGGTCCCAGATGGTGATACGGGAACTAATATGAATTTGACGATGACTGCAGGTGCGAATGAATTGAAGAAAATTAATACATCCTCTGTTGGTCAATGTGCTGGTGTCCTCTCTAAAGGTCTTTTAATGGGCGCACGCGGCAACTCCGGTGTAATACTGTCTCAGTTGTTCAGAGGCTTTAGCCGGTATTCTGCGCAGCATGAAGAGCTTAGTACAGTACAATTTGCAGCAGCATTGCAAACAGGAGTAGATACCGCTTATAAAGCAGTTGTTAAACCGGTAGAAGGAACTATTCTTACCGTTGCCAAAGAAGCTGCAAGACATGCTGTTTATTATGCCCGCCGTACAAGCGATGTTACTGAGCTGATGACAGAAGTGTTGACGAAGGCTAAAGAAGCATTAGCGAACACACCTGAGCTTTTGCCTGTGCTTAAGCAAGTAGGTGTTGTTGACTCTGGAGGGCAAGGCCTGGTTTATATCTACGAAGGCTTCCACCAGTACCTGACGAACGGTAACCATGCCGTTAGCACCCCATCACAGGGACAAGCCGTTCCAGTGAAGACTGTGCCCGTTTCCGTATTAACGAAAACGGATCTTGCCTTAACAACGGTACAGACTACTGCACAATCTCAGCTGTCTACGGAAGACATTGAATTCTTATACGATATGGAATTTTTCATTAATCGTCACCTAGGCGGAACCGCTGTAGCGGATTTTGATGAGGATGCATTTCGGAAAGCGTTATCAGTTAATGGCGATTCCATCATCGTTATTTCAGACGATGAGACCATTAAAGTGCATGTACATTCCAAAGCTCCCGGTGAGGTCCTTAATCTGGCCTTGAAATTCGGAGAGATCACACAAATCCATATTTTAAATATGCGAGAACAGCATCGCGACTTACTTACGGCAGGAATGGATATTGCTCCAATGCCGGAGGTTTTTGCAGATATTCCTAAGGAGATAAGCAGTATTCAATCTCCAGCGGTACCCCCGGCGGACGATTTGGCTCCCTTTGGATTCATAGCGGTATCATCCGGTAAGGGGATAGCTGATATTTTCAAAAGTCTTGGAGTAGATGCCGTCCTGGCAGGAGGCCAGACTATGAACCCGAGCACAGAGGATTTCGTAAATGCGATCTCTTCTATATCTGCGAAGCATGTTTATATCCTGCCTAACAACTCTAACATTATTTTGGCTGCACAGCAGGCCAAGGAACTGTTGGAAGGTGAACGTGATATTACAGTGATCCCTAGCAAGAGTATTCCTCAAGGAATCGCGGCCGCCTTTGCTTTTCAGGAAGAGGATGCAGTCGAGAGTAATACTGAGAACATGCTCGAGGCTATCTCCCAAGTTAAATCGGGCCAAGTGACCCACGCAGTGCGTGATACCAGCTTTGACGAACTAGAAATTAAATCAGGGCAATTTATCGGGATCTCCAACTCCAAAATTGTCGCCGCAGCGGATGATCTTTTGGCTTCGAGTACAGCTTTATTATCCAATATGATTGAGAATGGCGATGAAATCGTCACGATCTTGATTGGTGAAGAAGCGAATGCGGAGGTTACGGAGACTTTGGGTCAGTGGTTGCAAGAGACCTATCCGGATGTGGAAGTTGAAATACATGAGGGCGGCCAACCAATCTATTACTATTTATTTTCCGTGGAGCCGTAA
- a CDS encoding DegV family protein, with the protein MNRTIIVTDSTSDIPPAMAEALGIEVVPLTLMFGEEAFRDNLDMTPEQFYERLPRSPQLPTTSQPSPVEYMNVYRTILERYPDSSILSLHISSALSGTYQSAMLAKSMLEEEGEGITVVDTLSASYGFGVMVTHAARLSAEGKSVPEILESVEKLRLSRKLYFLVDTLEYLQKGGRIGKASAVLGTLLNIKPILSIDSEGVIYAVEKVRGRKKAVARMIELFKADLQGVNKINVAVGHTAEPESGKEFLNELAGHFTLEEQVLTNIGPVVGSHVGNGTLAVFIWPA; encoded by the coding sequence ATGAATCGTACCATAATCGTAACCGATAGTACTTCCGATATCCCGCCAGCAATGGCGGAAGCACTGGGTATTGAGGTAGTCCCATTGACATTAATGTTCGGCGAAGAAGCTTTCCGGGACAATTTGGATATGACACCAGAGCAGTTTTATGAGCGTCTTCCCCGTTCTCCACAGCTGCCGACTACTTCTCAACCGTCACCGGTAGAGTATATGAATGTTTACCGGACTATTTTAGAGCGTTATCCGGATAGTTCTATTCTTTCCCTTCATATTTCTTCCGCTCTAAGTGGGACCTACCAATCCGCAATGCTGGCTAAATCCATGCTTGAGGAAGAGGGGGAAGGGATAACCGTTGTGGATACCCTTTCTGCGTCCTATGGATTCGGTGTAATGGTAACTCACGCGGCCAGATTATCTGCAGAGGGTAAATCAGTTCCTGAAATTCTGGAATCCGTAGAAAAGCTGCGTCTTTCCCGTAAATTGTACTTTTTGGTGGATACCTTGGAGTATCTTCAAAAGGGAGGCAGGATCGGTAAAGCATCTGCTGTACTGGGTACATTACTGAATATCAAACCGATTCTCTCGATTGACTCCGAAGGTGTTATTTATGCGGTTGAGAAGGTCAGAGGACGGAAGAAGGCAGTTGCCCGTATGATCGAGCTGTTCAAGGCAGATCTGCAGGGTGTGAATAAAATTAATGTGGCTGTGGGTCATACCGCTGAACCGGAGTCCGGCAAGGAATTCCTTAACGAACTGGCGGGGCATTTCACGCTGGAAGAGCAAGTGCTAACCAACATAGGTCCTGTGGTTGGCAGCCATGTCGGAAACGGAACTTTAGCCGTATTCATCTGGCCCGCATAA
- the recG gene encoding ATP-dependent DNA helicase RecG, with protein MTQSLDKIEVKKITGVSAQKQGELHAFGVSTVKDLLEYYPFRYEDYRPRTLSEVKHGDKVTLETKVIGIPVLQRFGGKSRLSCKMVAEPWMFTATWFNRQYVREQLTIGREIVLTGKWDQKRNQITVTDYEFPDRGEGKTGTLQPVYSVGAKITQSWIRKVIHQALQQFGDLIPEILPQLILRKYDFMPRKRAIATIHKPEDSQEGQQGRRRMVYEELFLFQLKVQAFRVLNRGRMDGVVHTTDNATIRQFVRSLPFELTNAQKSVELEILHDMRSPYCMNRLLQGDVGSGKTVLAAIALFTTVRSGFQGALMVPTEILAEQHMRSLTKMFEPFEITVGLLTGSVNGRKRKDLLASLQMGMTDIVVGTHALIQEDVFFRSLGMVVTDEQHRFGVNQRGVLRRKGYNPDVLTMTATPIPRTLAITVFGDMDVSTLSERPKGRVPITTYWVKHDLLERVLKLIRREVDQGRQAYLICPLIEESDKLDVQNVIDLHIQMSQAFPDFKVGLLHGRMTPGEKDEVMRAFYSNDLQLLVSTTVVEVGVDVPNATLMVIMDADRFGLSQLHQLRGRVGRGVHASFCVLVADPKSEIGRERMSAMTETDDGFEVSRRDLELRGPGDFFGTKQSGLPEFRLADMTADFDVLEQARDDAAELLKDAQFWTSPDFAPLRSYLQGEQIFQGDLID; from the coding sequence ATGACACAGTCTTTAGATAAAATTGAAGTTAAGAAAATAACTGGCGTGAGCGCTCAAAAGCAAGGCGAGCTCCACGCCTTTGGCGTTTCTACAGTGAAGGATTTGCTGGAATATTATCCGTTTCGCTATGAGGATTATCGACCTCGAACGTTAAGTGAGGTGAAGCATGGGGATAAAGTGACGCTGGAGACCAAAGTAATCGGCATCCCTGTGCTGCAGCGGTTCGGTGGCAAATCACGTCTTAGCTGCAAAATGGTGGCGGAGCCATGGATGTTCACTGCCACCTGGTTCAACCGTCAATATGTACGGGAGCAGTTGACTATAGGCCGGGAGATTGTTCTTACAGGCAAGTGGGATCAGAAGCGAAATCAAATTACAGTAACCGATTATGAATTTCCTGACCGAGGTGAAGGGAAGACGGGGACACTGCAACCTGTATATTCTGTGGGTGCCAAGATTACGCAGTCATGGATTAGAAAAGTTATTCATCAGGCCTTGCAGCAGTTCGGCGACCTAATCCCGGAAATTTTACCCCAATTGATTCTGAGGAAATACGATTTCATGCCCCGGAAACGGGCAATCGCTACGATTCATAAGCCTGAGGACAGTCAGGAAGGGCAGCAGGGGCGGCGGCGCATGGTATACGAAGAATTGTTCCTTTTTCAATTAAAGGTCCAAGCCTTTCGTGTACTAAATCGCGGACGAATGGACGGAGTAGTTCACACCACGGATAACGCCACGATCCGACAATTTGTCCGCAGTCTTCCATTTGAGCTTACAAATGCCCAGAAATCCGTGGAGCTTGAAATTCTTCATGATATGCGCTCTCCCTACTGTATGAATCGGTTATTGCAAGGGGATGTAGGCTCCGGCAAAACTGTTTTGGCTGCCATTGCCTTGTTCACTACAGTCCGCTCAGGGTTTCAGGGTGCTCTTATGGTTCCAACGGAGATATTAGCTGAACAGCACATGAGGTCTCTTACGAAGATGTTTGAGCCGTTTGAGATTACGGTTGGGTTGTTAACAGGAAGTGTAAACGGACGTAAACGTAAAGATTTATTAGCTTCACTCCAAATGGGGATGACGGATATTGTGGTAGGAACCCATGCCTTGATCCAGGAGGATGTCTTCTTTCGGAGTCTTGGGATGGTTGTGACGGATGAGCAGCATCGATTCGGAGTGAATCAACGCGGTGTATTGCGCCGTAAAGGCTACAACCCCGATGTACTTACGATGACAGCCACCCCTATTCCGCGTACACTGGCGATTACCGTATTTGGTGATATGGATGTGTCTACGCTGTCGGAGCGCCCCAAAGGGCGTGTACCCATTACTACCTACTGGGTGAAGCATGACCTTTTGGAGAGAGTACTGAAGCTAATTAGACGTGAGGTAGACCAAGGGCGGCAGGCCTATCTCATTTGTCCCCTCATTGAAGAGTCGGACAAGTTGGATGTTCAGAATGTTATTGATCTGCATATTCAGATGAGTCAGGCCTTTCCGGATTTTAAAGTTGGGTTATTGCATGGACGGATGACACCGGGTGAAAAGGATGAGGTTATGCGCGCGTTCTATAGCAATGATCTGCAATTGCTGGTCTCCACAACGGTTGTAGAGGTGGGTGTTGACGTTCCGAATGCTACACTGATGGTAATCATGGATGCGGATCGTTTCGGCTTGTCACAGCTGCATCAGCTGCGTGGGCGGGTAGGCAGAGGAGTCCACGCCTCTTTTTGTGTACTGGTTGCTGATCCGAAGTCTGAAATTGGGCGGGAACGGATGAGCGCTATGACAGAAACGGATGACGGATTCGAAGTCTCGCGGAGGGATTTGGAGCTGCGTGGACCTGGAGATTTCTTCGGGACGAAGCAGAGCGGATTGCCGGAGTTCCGCTTGGCGGACATGACTGCAGACTTCGATGTTCTGGAACAAGCAAGGGACGATGCGGCCGAGCTGCTGAAGGATGCTCAGTTCTGGACTTCTCCTGATTTCGCTCCATTACGGAGTTATCTTCAGGGCGAGCAGATTTTCCAAGGGGATTTAATTGATTAA
- a CDS encoding stage VI sporulation protein F: protein MNYQQFGISPQLVERIKLKMKNPAIKERVKNMINGISKKDLQDGAIVRRLVRNAAGVMSEKLTSTQEEQIVKFIIAQKIDPNNTFHLIRLWGMFR, encoded by the coding sequence TTGAATTATCAGCAATTTGGAATCAGCCCGCAGCTCGTAGAACGGATTAAGCTGAAGATGAAGAATCCTGCGATCAAGGAACGTGTTAAGAATATGATCAATGGAATCTCTAAGAAGGATCTTCAGGACGGTGCGATTGTACGTAGGCTGGTGCGCAATGCAGCAGGTGTGATGAGTGAGAAATTAACATCTACACAAGAAGAACAAATTGTGAAGTTTATTATTGCTCAGAAAATTGATCCCAATAATACCTTTCATCTTATTCGTCTGTGGGGGATGTTCCGCTAA
- a CDS encoding C40 family peptidase yields the protein MISFQQKLQSILILTAIVSTGTACGNTQNVSPQSANSNSQYRTAASSYIEKSAITDQTGKTWVPLEPAIASLGYRIKDESSNGGYAKIGYSDVMYMMRPSSRKVYSLGQQFYLPEAPQRRNGHIYLTTTSLSKFLQTKVSINSNNGEVMIDTPTEPINNNQVQSFRIQSRTSVNTDELVSYAKRYMGVPYVFGAGPYEDTKTFDCSSFTRHVYRKFGVNLPRLAKDQDNQGRRVNRNELRQGDLIFFTVPGRFKSNAIPGHVGIYIGNGKFIHTWGEPGVQISNLDNGYWSDVILHMQRIH from the coding sequence ATGATATCTTTTCAGCAAAAATTACAATCTATCCTTATTCTGACGGCTATTGTCTCGACTGGTACGGCTTGCGGCAACACTCAAAACGTTAGCCCGCAATCTGCAAACTCTAATTCCCAGTATAGAACAGCTGCCTCCAGCTATATCGAGAAATCTGCAATAACAGACCAGACAGGAAAGACATGGGTTCCGCTTGAACCAGCTATAGCCTCTCTCGGATACCGTATTAAAGACGAATCCTCGAACGGGGGTTACGCCAAAATCGGTTACAGTGATGTGATGTACATGATGCGTCCTTCTTCGAGGAAAGTATACTCCCTTGGCCAGCAGTTCTACTTACCGGAAGCCCCACAGCGACGAAACGGTCATATTTATTTGACGACCACCTCGTTATCGAAATTTCTGCAAACTAAGGTAAGCATAAATTCAAACAACGGTGAGGTTATGATTGACACCCCTACAGAGCCTATAAATAACAACCAGGTTCAGTCTTTCCGAATCCAAAGTAGAACTTCCGTGAATACCGATGAATTAGTCTCTTACGCTAAAAGGTATATGGGTGTTCCGTACGTATTTGGAGCTGGACCGTACGAGGATACCAAGACCTTTGACTGCTCTTCATTTACCCGCCATGTGTACCGGAAATTCGGTGTTAACTTGCCGAGGCTAGCCAAAGATCAGGATAACCAAGGGAGACGTGTCAATCGCAACGAGCTGCGGCAAGGCGACCTGATATTCTTCACCGTACCCGGACGGTTCAAAAGTAATGCGATTCCTGGACATGTCGGCATTTATATCGGAAACGGCAAGTTTATTCACACCTGGGGTGAACCCGGAGTACAGATAAGTAATTTGGATAATGGGTATTGGAGTGACGTAATTCTTCATATGCAGCGTATTCATTAA
- a CDS encoding ABC transporter substrate-binding protein, which yields MKKKKVWAGLSLCLALIAAGCGNNSATNTNTGTGTNSGNAATGNAETKSYKIAISQYVEHPALDATREGILAALKDAGIVEGENLKVDFENAQADATNNLSIAQKIASDDNDLVLAIATPSAQAVVQSMKNDTPILFAAVTDPLDAKIVSDLEHPGGNVSGASDTNPEAITRLMDYIAANFPKVKRLGLVINEGEQNAVIMADQAKKALDKHGIELVKAAITNTSEVKQAAESLIGRADALYITLDNTVVSGVDTIIQTANDNKIPFFASDRDTVEKGAFATVGFKYYDHGYQVGQMAVEILKNGKKVGDLKVTMQEKLDLILNLKAAAAQGIEVTDAMKADVADQTNNIIQ from the coding sequence ATGAAAAAGAAAAAAGTCTGGGCGGGTTTAAGTTTATGTTTGGCACTGATTGCCGCAGGTTGCGGTAATAATTCTGCTACGAATACGAATACAGGTACTGGAACGAACTCAGGAAATGCCGCTACTGGCAATGCTGAGACGAAATCTTACAAAATTGCCATATCACAATATGTGGAGCATCCTGCACTTGATGCAACCCGAGAAGGGATTCTAGCTGCGTTAAAGGACGCGGGAATCGTTGAGGGTGAGAATCTTAAAGTGGATTTCGAAAATGCACAAGCCGATGCCACCAACAATCTATCGATCGCCCAGAAAATTGCGTCTGATGACAATGATCTGGTGCTTGCCATCGCGACACCATCTGCTCAAGCCGTTGTACAATCGATGAAGAACGATACACCGATTCTTTTCGCAGCTGTTACGGACCCACTGGATGCCAAGATTGTAAGTGATCTGGAGCACCCTGGCGGTAATGTATCCGGCGCATCGGATACGAATCCTGAAGCCATTACTAGACTGATGGATTATATTGCAGCCAACTTTCCTAAGGTAAAGAGACTGGGTCTGGTTATTAATGAGGGCGAACAAAATGCAGTTATCATGGCAGATCAAGCCAAGAAAGCTCTCGATAAGCATGGAATTGAGTTAGTAAAGGCAGCTATTACGAATACTTCTGAAGTGAAACAGGCCGCCGAATCACTTATTGGCCGAGCAGATGCCTTGTATATTACTCTGGACAATACAGTAGTTAGCGGAGTAGATACGATCATTCAGACCGCTAATGATAATAAAATCCCATTCTTTGCCAGTGACCGTGATACGGTTGAGAAGGGTGCTTTTGCAACAGTTGGATTTAAATACTACGACCATGGATACCAAGTAGGACAAATGGCTGTAGAGATTCTCAAGAATGGTAAAAAAGTCGGCGATCTAAAAGTTACGATGCAGGAAAAGCTGGACCTTATTCTTAACTTAAAGGCTGCTGCAGCCCAAGGTATTGAAGTAACTGATGCTATGAAGGCAGATGTTGCGGATCAAACCAATAATATTATTCAATAA
- a CDS encoding ABC transporter permease: protein MSEQIIGAIELGLLFSFMALGVYITFRILDFPDLTVDGSYTTGGAIAAVMISNGFSPWLATLAAFGGGMAAGMCTGLLHTKGKINGLLSGILMMIALYSINLRILGKPNVSLMGDNSLFTSINPLLVMPFVVIFVKVLMDLFLRTDLGLALRATGDNARMIRSFGVNTDNTTILGISLANGMVALSGALIAQYMAFADSSMGIGMIVIGLASVIIGEAIFGKGSVFRATLAVVLGSIVYRIVVALSLRVDWLEASDLKLITAIIVIVALVFPSVQRFLKLKSTARKRTIELAEQALNSKKGGAIDAKAR from the coding sequence ATGTCAGAACAAATAATCGGAGCCATTGAACTGGGGCTGTTATTTTCTTTTATGGCTCTAGGCGTGTATATTACATTTCGGATTTTAGATTTTCCAGATCTAACAGTAGACGGAAGCTACACAACAGGCGGTGCTATAGCTGCTGTAATGATTTCTAATGGTTTCTCACCGTGGCTGGCAACTCTGGCTGCATTTGGCGGAGGGATGGCTGCCGGAATGTGTACGGGGCTACTTCACACCAAAGGAAAGATAAACGGCCTCTTGTCAGGAATTTTGATGATGATTGCGCTCTATTCCATTAATTTACGGATTTTGGGGAAACCTAACGTTTCATTGATGGGAGATAACTCTCTGTTCACTTCGATAAATCCTCTGCTTGTCATGCCTTTTGTAGTTATTTTCGTGAAGGTACTTATGGATCTCTTCCTGCGAACGGATTTGGGACTCGCACTGCGGGCGACGGGTGATAATGCACGAATGATTCGAAGCTTTGGAGTAAACACAGATAATACGACTATTCTCGGTATAAGCCTGGCTAACGGAATGGTAGCGCTCTCGGGAGCCCTAATCGCACAGTACATGGCTTTTGCTGATTCATCTATGGGTATTGGTATGATCGTTATCGGATTGGCTTCTGTGATCATTGGAGAGGCTATCTTTGGAAAAGGGAGTGTGTTCCGCGCAACTCTGGCGGTTGTACTTGGTTCCATCGTCTATAGGATCGTAGTGGCACTTTCGTTGAGAGTAGACTGGCTAGAGGCTTCCGATCTGAAACTGATTACCGCCATCATTGTTATAGTTGCTCTTGTATTCCCTTCTGTACAGAGATTTTTGAAGCTTAAAAGCACGGCTCGGAAGCGCACCATTGAATTGGCTGAACAGGCCCTGAACAGCAAGAAGGGGGGGGCTATCGATGCTAAAGCTAGATAA
- a CDS encoding ABC transporter ATP-binding protein encodes MLKLDNVTKLFNPGTPDEKIALLGIDLELHSGDFVTIIGSNGAGKSTLMNIISGVMKPDLGEVRIEGNSISHLAEYQRSRWIGRVFQDPMAGTAPHMTIEENLAMAYKRGKSRGLSFGVSASKRNLFREQLEHLGIGLENRLRAKVGLLSGGERQALSLLMATFTQPQILLLDEHTAALDPSRAELITKLTETIVREKKLTTLMVTHNMEQAIRLGNRLIMMDKGSVILDIDETRKKDLTVERLLGEFEAISGHKLADDRMMLG; translated from the coding sequence ATGCTAAAGCTAGATAATGTAACCAAGCTCTTTAACCCCGGGACACCCGATGAAAAAATCGCGCTACTGGGCATAGACCTCGAACTGCATTCTGGAGATTTCGTTACGATAATTGGAAGCAACGGTGCTGGTAAATCGACTCTGATGAATATCATTTCCGGTGTAATGAAACCAGATCTGGGTGAAGTCCGGATTGAAGGTAATTCAATAAGCCATTTGGCTGAGTATCAACGAAGCCGCTGGATAGGCCGAGTCTTTCAAGATCCCATGGCTGGGACTGCGCCGCATATGACCATTGAAGAGAATCTGGCAATGGCTTATAAGCGAGGCAAAAGCCGGGGGTTGTCCTTTGGAGTTAGTGCATCCAAGCGAAATCTGTTTCGTGAACAGCTGGAACACTTGGGTATTGGACTAGAGAACCGGCTGCGTGCCAAGGTTGGCCTGCTGTCCGGTGGGGAGAGACAGGCACTAAGCTTGCTTATGGCCACCTTTACTCAGCCCCAAATCTTGTTGCTGGATGAACATACAGCTGCGCTGGACCCTTCCCGTGCGGAACTGATTACGAAGCTGACAGAAACCATTGTCCGAGAGAAGAAATTGACGACCCTTATGGTCACTCATAATATGGAACAGGCTATACGGCTTGGGAACCGCTTGATTATGATGGACAAAGGAAGCGTGATACTGGATATTGATGAGACCCGTAAGAAGGATCTTACGGTAGAACGTCTTCTCGGTGAATTTGAAGCGATAAGCGGCCACAAGCTGGCAGATGATCGAATGATGCTTGGCTAG
- a CDS encoding sensor histidine kinase gives MRIIRNNKNAYKNSNIFNKMILLISFMLLLSFLFSLTVLQYVYRIYDKQIYEKASEVLGMSSISIERELKELEQLSYTVVTDEQIQQCLRQLQNNPTPYERQLLNNKIINRLVAFAGAEKYVYSMMLMDVNEGVMTAGNREGVAISLQNQLKTLAIDAKGSNTWLTQGSNNSLLAVRQIKSYTGSTFTLDNLGTLVIRIRIDRIIADSTDLATSNGQLIIADAESGLAIYPKAPILEPQELSEEVRRPDAYRTASYEGGTYFVAKTNSSYMEWTYINATPFNEIFKQINLVKRLVVLIFAFILLLGLILGYRLARSIVRPISKLTQKMRQIEKGDLDNLEEQALGLVSQTAQDEVSQLNRTFKMMIRRIRELIDENYAKQLVIRETELKALQAQINPHFLYNTLESINWLAKINKQSKISEMVEALGYLLRSSIGLKNPLISLEKELSIVRSYITIQKTRFEERLIFEMDIPKDIQNAQVPKLTLQPLVENAIRYALEPNIEPCTITISASLQENSLDLRVSDNGPGMTAEFIRDLQQGRIQTRGEGIGLANITERVKLVFGQEWGTEIESEPGEGTTIHVRIPYWRGETKHV, from the coding sequence ATGCGAATCATCAGAAATAATAAGAACGCTTACAAAAACTCGAACATCTTTAATAAAATGATTTTGCTAATCTCCTTTATGCTGCTTCTCTCCTTTCTCTTCTCCTTAACCGTGCTTCAATATGTGTATCGTATTTATGACAAACAGATTTATGAAAAGGCCTCAGAGGTGCTTGGGATGTCTTCTATAAGTATTGAACGCGAGTTGAAGGAGCTGGAGCAGCTATCGTATACGGTGGTCACTGACGAGCAAATTCAACAGTGCCTGCGCCAATTGCAAAATAATCCTACTCCTTATGAAAGACAGCTTCTTAATAACAAAATTATTAATAGGTTAGTAGCCTTTGCCGGCGCGGAGAAATACGTCTATTCCATGATGCTGATGGATGTGAATGAGGGGGTTATGACCGCTGGCAATAGAGAGGGAGTAGCGATATCTCTTCAGAATCAATTAAAGACACTGGCGATTGATGCTAAAGGAAGCAATACTTGGCTAACGCAAGGCAGTAATAACTCTCTATTGGCTGTTCGACAAATTAAGTCTTATACCGGTTCGACGTTTACGTTAGACAACCTAGGTACTCTAGTCATCCGTATTAGGATTGACCGGATTATTGCGGATAGTACGGATCTTGCCACAAGTAACGGACAGCTTATTATAGCCGACGCCGAAAGCGGGCTGGCTATTTACCCGAAGGCTCCGATACTTGAACCGCAGGAGCTGTCGGAGGAGGTAAGGCGTCCGGATGCCTATCGCACTGCGAGCTATGAAGGGGGGACCTATTTCGTAGCTAAAACGAATTCATCGTACATGGAATGGACGTATATCAATGCCACTCCTTTTAACGAGATATTCAAACAAATCAATCTGGTTAAGCGACTGGTAGTTTTAATTTTTGCTTTCATACTTTTACTGGGATTAATCCTGGGTTACCGCCTAGCCCGCAGCATCGTCCGTCCTATTAGTAAATTGACTCAAAAGATGAGGCAGATTGAGAAGGGGGATCTGGACAACTTGGAGGAACAAGCTCTGGGGTTGGTCTCCCAAACGGCACAGGATGAGGTAAGCCAGCTGAATAGGACCTTCAAGATGATGATTCGCAGAATCCGAGAACTTATCGACGAGAACTATGCAAAACAGCTTGTAATTCGAGAGACGGAGCTTAAAGCGTTGCAAGCGCAGATTAATCCCCATTTTTTATACAATACGCTCGAGTCTATTAATTGGCTGGCCAAAATAAACAAGCAGTCTAAGATCTCTGAAATGGTAGAAGCACTTGGCTATTTACTTCGAAGCTCCATTGGTCTTAAGAATCCGCTTATATCACTGGAAAAAGAACTAAGCATTGTTCGAAGCTATATTACGATTCAAAAAACCAGATTTGAGGAGAGGCTTATTTTTGAAATGGACATCCCTAAAGATATACAAAATGCTCAAGTCCCGAAGCTGACTCTGCAGCCCTTGGTAGAGAATGCAATCCGTTACGCACTTGAGCCTAATATTGAGCCTTGCACCATTACAATCTCAGCCAGCTTACAGGAGAATAGTCTGGATTTAAGAGTTAGCGATAATGGACCGGGGATGACTGCTGAATTCATAAGGGATTTGCAACAGGGGAGAATTCAGACGCGTGGAGAAGGCATTGGCCTGGCTAACATTACAGAGCGTGTTAAATTAGTCTTTGGGCAAGAGTGGGGTACAGAGATTGAAAGCGAGCCGGGGGAAGGGACGACCATTCATGTTCGAATTCCCTATTGGAGAGGAGAAACTAAGCATGTATAA